A window of Bacteroidales bacterium contains these coding sequences:
- the dnaK gene encoding molecular chaperone DnaK: MGKIIGIDLGTTNSCVAVMEGNEPVIIPNSEGKRTTPSIVAFTDNGERKVGDPAKRQAITNPTKTIYSIKRLMGENFSKLDKEIKRLPYGVVKGDNDTPRIVIDDRKYTPQEISAMILQKMKKTAEDYLGQEVTEAVITVPAYFSDSQRQATKEAGEIAGLTVRRIINEPTAAALAYGLDKKSNDEKIAVFDLGGGTFDISILELGDGVFEVKSTNGDTHLGGDDFDHVIIDWLADEFKKDEGIDLHKDPMAMQRLKEAAEKAKIELSSTNSTEINLPYIMPVDGIPKHLVKTLTRAKFEQLADNLIRRTIEPCKKALQDAGYKTSDINDVILVGGSTRIPAIQKVVEDFFGKAPSKGVNPDEVVAIGAAIQGGVLTGEVNDVLLLDVTPLSLGIETLGGVFTRLIDANTTIPTRKSETFSTAADNQPAVEIHVLQGERPMAAQNKSIGRFHLDGIAPAPRGIPQIEVSFDIDANGILNVTAKDKGTGKSQNIRIEASSGLSEDEIKKMKAEAEANAEADKKQKEEVDKINSADSMIFQTEKQLKEFGDKLPADKKAPIESALEELKEAHKNKNLSAIDAAMEKINNAWHAASEDMYKASQNQQQDAGANDAGQAYSSGDNNTDDVQDVDFEEVK; this comes from the coding sequence ATGGGAAAAATTATTGGTATTGACTTAGGCACAACAAATTCTTGTGTTGCCGTAATGGAAGGTAATGAACCTGTTATCATTCCGAATTCAGAAGGAAAACGCACAACCCCTTCTATTGTTGCTTTTACCGATAACGGTGAAAGAAAAGTAGGTGACCCTGCAAAACGTCAGGCTATTACTAATCCAACGAAAACTATTTATTCTATTAAACGTTTAATGGGTGAAAATTTTAGTAAATTGGATAAAGAAATTAAAAGGTTACCGTATGGAGTTGTAAAAGGAGATAATGATACTCCGAGAATTGTTATTGATGATAGAAAATATACACCTCAAGAAATATCTGCAATGATTCTTCAAAAAATGAAAAAAACTGCTGAAGATTATCTTGGCCAAGAAGTTACGGAAGCTGTTATTACAGTCCCGGCTTATTTTAGCGATTCACAACGCCAGGCTACTAAAGAAGCAGGCGAAATTGCAGGTCTGACAGTCCGTAGAATTATTAATGAACCGACTGCCGCCGCATTGGCTTATGGTCTTGATAAAAAAAGTAATGATGAAAAAATTGCAGTATTCGACCTTGGTGGCGGTACTTTCGATATTTCTATACTTGAACTCGGTGACGGTGTATTTGAAGTAAAATCTACTAATGGCGATACTCATCTCGGTGGCGATGATTTTGATCACGTTATTATTGATTGGCTTGCGGATGAATTTAAAAAAGACGAAGGTATAGATCTTCATAAAGATCCTATGGCTATGCAAAGGTTGAAAGAAGCTGCGGAAAAAGCAAAGATAGAATTATCAAGTACAAATTCAACAGAAATTAATCTGCCTTATATAATGCCTGTTGACGGTATTCCTAAACACTTAGTTAAAACTTTAACAAGAGCTAAGTTTGAACAATTGGCTGATAATTTAATTCGTAGAACAATTGAACCTTGTAAAAAAGCTTTGCAAGATGCAGGATATAAAACAAGTGATATTAATGATGTTATTTTAGTCGGTGGTTCTACACGTATTCCTGCTATTCAGAAAGTTGTTGAAGATTTCTTCGGAAAAGCTCCTTCAAAAGGAGTAAATCCTGATGAAGTTGTTGCAATCGGTGCAGCTATTCAAGGTGGTGTATTAACAGGTGAAGTAAACGATGTTTTACTTCTTGATGTTACTCCGCTTTCACTCGGAATTGAAACTTTAGGCGGTGTGTTTACAAGATTAATTGATGCAAACACTACTATTCCTACAAGAAAATCCGAAACATTTTCTACTGCTGCAGATAATCAACCTGCTGTAGAGATACATGTTCTCCAAGGCGAAAGACCAATGGCAGCTCAAAACAAAAGTATAGGCAGATTCCATTTAGACGGAATCGCTCCTGCTCCGAGAGGAATACCTCAGATTGAAGTATCATTTGATATTGATGCCAACGGTATTCTTAATGTTACTGCTAAAGATAAAGGTACCGGTAAATCACAAAACATTAGAATTGAAGCTTCTTCCGGTTTGTCTGAAGACGAAATTAAAAAGATGAAAGCCGAAGCTGAAGCTAATGCCGAAGCTGATAAAAAGCAAAAAGAAGAAGTAGATAAAATTAACTCTGCCGATTCTATGATTTTTCAAACTGAAAAACAACTGAAAGAGTTTGGTGATAAATTACCGGCTGATAAAAAGGCTCCGATTGAATCTGCTCTTGAAGAGTTAAAAGAAGCTCATAAGAACAAAAACCTCAGTGCAATTGATGCTGCTATGGAGAAAATAAATAATGCATGGCACGCTGCAAGTGAGGATATGTATAAAGCATCACAAAATCAGCAACAAGATGCTGGCGCTAACGATGCAGGACAAGCTTACTCATCCGGTGATAACAATACAGATGATGTACAAGATGTTGACTTCGAAGAAGTGAAATAA
- a CDS encoding cytidylate kinase-like family protein: MKNFAINIGRSVGSGGHEIGKLLASKLKWNFYDNELIKMAAIKSGFSEELFEAYDEKRSIITSPLFDYFPGTSGSININSTPTVISEEYLFKIHSDVMKKLSEDSNAIFIGRCADYILRDTAECINIFCFAPKEFRIKNLSGKLNIEESKVEKLISKGDKSRSAYYAKFTDKKWGAAESYHLLIDTSLLGIQETAEYINDYIERRIR; this comes from the coding sequence ATGAAAAATTTTGCAATAAACATCGGAAGAAGCGTTGGCTCGGGCGGCCATGAAATAGGAAAGCTTCTGGCTTCGAAATTGAAATGGAATTTTTATGATAATGAGTTGATTAAAATGGCAGCTATCAAAAGCGGATTTTCGGAAGAATTGTTTGAAGCTTATGATGAAAAAAGATCAATAATCACTTCACCTTTGTTTGATTATTTCCCTGGAACAAGCGGTTCAATAAATATAAATAGTACGCCTACCGTAATTTCGGAAGAATATCTTTTCAAAATTCATTCCGATGTTATGAAAAAACTTTCTGAAGATAGTAATGCCATATTTATCGGAAGGTGTGCGGATTATATTTTAAGAGATACGGCAGAATGTATCAATATCTTTTGTTTTGCCCCTAAAGAATTCCGTATTAAAAATCTTTCCGGAAAACTAAATATCGAAGAGTCGAAAGTTGAAAAACTTATTTCTAAAGGAGATAAATCCAGATCGGCATATTATGCAAAATTTACAGACAAAAAATGGGGTGCCGCGGAGTCATATCATTTACTGATAGATACTTCTTTGCTTGGAATACAAGAAACAGCTGAATATATTAATGATTATATTGAAAGAAGGATAAGATAA
- a CDS encoding MATE family efflux transporter, with product MNKKILNLAIPNIITNITVPLLGMVDLAIVGHIGDEKHIGAIALGTMIFNLIYWNFGFLRMGTSGFTAQAYGANDTKEALRILVRGCAIAIAIAFFLILLQSPIGWLSGKLIKGTEETINLALSYFYIRIWAAPATLGLYVLKGWFIGMQNAKYPMITAITLNIVNIVFSLIFAVHLKMGIRGVAIGTVLAQYSGLIIAIILWFKKYGELKKDIDLKSSLNLKAMKAFFKVNGDIFFRTLCLVAVFTFIPAISASMGDRILAVNTLLMQLFTLFSYIMDGFAYAGEALVGKYVGAKDNTSLQKSIRLLLRWGFIITAAFTIIYLFWGRNILSLLTNNKDIIDSAMEYIVWSLLVPICGFAAFLFDGIYIGATASKTMRNTMYIATTIFFGLYFLLINPLGNNGLWIAFLFYLAFRGGLLWIMSTKRIKV from the coding sequence TTGAATAAGAAAATTTTAAATCTTGCAATTCCCAATATCATTACTAATATAACAGTTCCGTTATTAGGAATGGTTGATCTCGCTATTGTAGGGCATATAGGCGACGAAAAGCATATCGGAGCAATTGCTCTGGGAACAATGATTTTTAATTTAATTTATTGGAATTTTGGTTTTTTAAGGATGGGTACAAGCGGATTCACCGCGCAAGCTTACGGAGCAAACGACACAAAAGAAGCTCTGAGAATTCTGGTTCGCGGGTGTGCCATTGCAATTGCTATCGCGTTTTTTCTGATATTATTACAATCGCCGATCGGTTGGTTATCCGGAAAATTAATTAAAGGTACGGAAGAAACAATAAATTTAGCTCTAAGTTATTTTTATATTCGTATTTGGGCAGCTCCGGCAACACTCGGACTTTATGTTCTAAAAGGCTGGTTTATCGGAATGCAGAATGCTAAATATCCGATGATTACTGCAATCACCTTAAATATTGTGAATATTGTCTTCAGTTTAATCTTTGCCGTGCATTTAAAAATGGGAATCAGAGGGGTTGCTATAGGAACGGTTTTGGCACAGTATAGCGGATTAATAATAGCAATAATTCTTTGGTTTAAGAAATACGGTGAATTAAAAAAAGATATCGATTTAAAATCCAGTTTAAACCTGAAAGCAATGAAAGCATTCTTTAAAGTGAATGGCGATATTTTCTTCAGAACTTTATGTTTAGTTGCGGTCTTTACTTTTATTCCCGCAATCTCCGCATCTATGGGCGACAGGATTTTAGCGGTAAACACATTGCTTATGCAGCTTTTTACTCTTTTCTCTTATATAATGGACGGATTTGCATACGCCGGAGAAGCTTTGGTCGGAAAGTATGTCGGTGCAAAAGATAATACATCTTTGCAGAAATCTATAAGGTTGCTATTGCGATGGGGATTCATTATTACCGCAGCATTTACGATTATTTATCTTTTCTGGGGAAGAAATATTTTATCGTTATTAACTAATAATAAAGATATTATTGATTCTGCTATGGAATATATTGTTTGGAGTTTATTGGTTCCTATTTGCGGATTTGCTGCTTTTTTATTCGATGGAATTTACATCGGAGCAACTGCATCCAAAACAATGAGAAATACTATGTATATTGCTACGACTATATTTTTCGGATTATATTTTCTTTTAATCAATCCTTTAGGAAACAATGGTTTATGGATAGCATTTTTGTTTTATTTAGCTTTCAGAGGCGGATTGCTATGGATTATGTCAACAAAAAGAATTAAAGTTTAA
- a CDS encoding methyltransferase yields MIFRFQQFEVSHYRSTMQIGTDAVLLGGYLSRLIGNEENIFQILDIGTGCGVIALIAAQKIPNSEITAIDIDENSVLEATENFSNSKWNIKLKAEHTSLQELTKENKSTFDLIISNPPYFENSLKSGNQFKDMARHNDSLPFNVLALCTEKLLSKNGKFICILPTVEARGFIRTALIEGLFCNQIVEIFSKENDSSPKRMIMVFQKKKEERIVERFVIGDEVYKDIVNDLLI; encoded by the coding sequence ATGATATTTAGATTTCAACAATTTGAAGTTTCTCATTATAGAAGCACAATGCAAATAGGTACTGACGCCGTTTTACTTGGCGGATATTTATCAAGACTTATTGGGAATGAAGAAAATATATTTCAAATTTTGGATATCGGAACTGGATGCGGCGTCATAGCATTAATTGCTGCGCAGAAAATACCAAATTCAGAGATTACCGCTATTGATATCGATGAAAATTCTGTTCTTGAAGCAACGGAAAACTTTAGTAATTCAAAATGGAATATTAAACTAAAAGCAGAGCATACTTCTTTACAAGAATTAACGAAAGAGAACAAATCAACCTTCGATCTTATAATATCGAATCCCCCATATTTTGAAAATTCATTGAAATCGGGAAATCAGTTTAAAGATATGGCTCGCCACAACGACAGCTTACCATTTAATGTTCTGGCTCTATGCACGGAAAAACTATTGAGTAAAAACGGGAAATTCATCTGCATTCTACCTACAGTAGAAGCGAGGGGATTTATACGAACCGCTTTGATTGAAGGTTTATTCTGTAATCAAATTGTAGAAATATTTTCCAAAGAAAACGATTCAAGTCCAAAACGAATGATAATGGTATTTCAAAAGAAGAAGGAGGAAAGAATTGTGGAAAGATTTGTTATTGGAGATGAGGTGTACAAAGATATTGTTAACGATCTGTTGATTTAA
- a CDS encoding acetyl-CoA C-acetyltransferase codes for MNKVYIVAAKRTPIGKFLGSLSSLEAADMAAEVIKNILEETKIDPANIDEVICGNILSAGKKQGIARQAAIKAGIPPEVPAYGINMICGSGMKSILTAYANIKAGLENVVLAGGTESMSNSGYVMPNTVRNGNKMGDITIVDHMVTDGLTDAFKGYHMGITAENIAERYNITREEQDEFSIKSQQKAIAAIDAGKFKDEIVPITITTKKETIVFDTDEYPNRTTSFEKLSNLRPAFKKDGTVTAGNASGINDGASFVMLASAEAVKKYNLIPLVEIVGVGQGGVEPEVMGLGPIPAIKKALGNANMKLKDMDIIELNEAFAAQSLGVIKLLTEEHGVTREWIDERTNISGGAIALGHPIGASGNRITVTLIHEMLRDNKEYGLASLCIGGGMGTAIVLKKA; via the coding sequence ATGAATAAAGTATATATCGTTGCTGCAAAAAGAACTCCAATCGGAAAATTTTTGGGCAGTTTATCAAGTTTAGAAGCTGCCGATATGGCTGCTGAGGTTATTAAAAATATCCTCGAAGAAACAAAAATAGATCCTGCTAATATAGACGAAGTTATCTGCGGAAATATTCTGAGCGCAGGTAAAAAACAAGGTATTGCACGTCAGGCCGCGATCAAAGCCGGTATTCCACCGGAAGTTCCTGCCTATGGAATTAATATGATTTGCGGCAGCGGTATGAAATCAATTCTTACTGCGTATGCAAATATAAAAGCAGGATTGGAGAATGTTGTTCTTGCAGGCGGTACGGAATCAATGTCTAATTCCGGTTATGTAATGCCGAATACTGTGCGTAACGGAAACAAAATGGGCGATATTACAATTGTAGATCATATGGTTACCGACGGACTTACTGATGCTTTCAAAGGGTATCATATGGGAATTACTGCTGAAAACATTGCCGAAAGATATAATATAACCCGTGAGGAACAAGATGAATTTTCCATCAAATCTCAACAAAAAGCTATTGCTGCAATTGATGCGGGGAAATTTAAGGATGAAATTGTTCCGATTACAATAACTACCAAAAAGGAAACAATAGTTTTTGATACTGACGAATATCCGAATCGCACTACAAGTTTTGAAAAATTATCTAATCTGAGACCTGCTTTCAAGAAAGACGGTACCGTAACGGCCGGAAATGCTTCCGGAATCAATGACGGTGCTTCTTTTGTTATGCTTGCATCCGCAGAAGCCGTTAAGAAATACAACCTTATTCCTTTAGTAGAGATTGTTGGTGTCGGACAAGGCGGTGTAGAGCCTGAAGTGATGGGACTAGGTCCGATTCCTGCAATTAAAAAAGCTCTTGGAAATGCTAATATGAAGTTGAAAGATATGGATATTATTGAACTAAACGAAGCTTTCGCAGCTCAATCATTGGGCGTTATTAAACTTCTTACGGAAGAGCATGGAGTAACTCGCGAATGGATTGATGAACGAACCAATATCAGCGGCGGCGCCATAGCATTAGGCCATCCTATCGGAGCTTCAGGAAACCGTATTACAGTTACATTAATACATGAAATGTTGAGAGATAATAAAGAATATGGCTTGGCATCATTGTGTATTGGAGGCGGAATGGGCACTGCGATAGTCTTGAAAAAAGCGTAG
- a CDS encoding 3-oxoacid CoA-transferase subunit B has protein sequence MDKNQIRETIARRAALELKDGDVVNLGIGLPTLIPNYLPEGVNVILQSENGAMGIGPTPEAGQEDKDFVNAGGGYITLKDGASTFDSATSFGIVRGGHVDATFLGAFQVDEKGNLANWIIPGKLTPGMGGAMDLIVGAKKVVLAMEHTQKGEPKILKQCTLPLTAAGQVNLIITEMGVIEVSPKGLILIEINPEFTIDEVKAATEATLIIPEDIKSMRME, from the coding sequence ATGGATAAAAATCAAATAAGAGAAACAATTGCTCGTAGAGCGGCTCTCGAATTAAAAGATGGTGATGTGGTAAATCTCGGAATCGGTTTGCCGACTTTAATTCCGAATTATTTACCCGAAGGTGTAAATGTAATCCTTCAGAGTGAAAACGGCGCAATGGGAATCGGCCCCACACCGGAAGCCGGACAAGAAGACAAAGATTTTGTGAATGCCGGCGGCGGTTACATCACATTGAAAGACGGTGCTTCTACTTTCGATAGCGCTACTTCTTTCGGAATTGTTCGCGGCGGCCATGTTGACGCTACTTTCTTAGGAGCTTTTCAAGTTGATGAAAAAGGTAATCTTGCAAATTGGATCATTCCGGGTAAACTTACTCCCGGCATGGGCGGTGCAATGGACCTTATTGTAGGTGCTAAGAAAGTCGTGCTTGCAATGGAGCATACTCAAAAAGGCGAGCCGAAAATCCTGAAACAATGTACTCTGCCGTTAACAGCTGCAGGACAAGTTAATCTTATTATCACCGAAATGGGTGTGATAGAAGTTAGTCCTAAAGGATTGATTTTAATTGAAATTAATCCTGAATTCACCATTGACGAAGTAAAAGCTGCGACCGAAGCAACTCTTATTATTCCCGAAGATATAAAGAGTATGAGAATGGAATAG
- a CDS encoding cobalamin-dependent protein (Presence of a B(12) (cobalamin)-binding domain implies dependence on cobalamin itself, in one of its several forms, or in some unusual lineages, dependence on a cobalamin-like analog.): MSGGLYSMDSKEFDKTLDLKKVKPYGDTMNDGKTQVSFTLPVPAGNEAVEAAKLLMKKMGFENPLVVFYEELTPGFTFFNCYGNSIHTVDYTNIHVPKVESTTWGMEETDNYIRENVGRKIVVIGASTGTDAHTVGIDAIMNMKGYAGHYGLERYEMFEALNMGSQVPNEDFIAKAIELNADVMLVSQTVTQKDVHIKNMVELVEMLEAEGLRNKIILICGGPRITHELAKELGYDAGFGMNTYSDDVGSFIAQEFVRRNNK, from the coding sequence ATGAGTGGCGGATTATATTCTATGGATTCTAAGGAGTTTGATAAAACTCTTGATCTTAAAAAAGTTAAACCTTACGGGGATACAATGAACGACGGTAAAACTCAGGTGAGTTTTACACTTCCTGTTCCTGCAGGTAATGAAGCTGTTGAAGCGGCAAAATTACTGATGAAAAAAATGGGTTTTGAAAATCCTCTTGTTGTATTTTACGAAGAATTAACCCCAGGGTTCACCTTCTTCAACTGTTATGGAAATAGCATTCATACTGTAGATTATACAAATATTCATGTTCCGAAAGTTGAATCTACAACTTGGGGTATGGAAGAAACCGATAATTATATAAGGGAAAATGTAGGCAGAAAGATTGTTGTTATAGGTGCAAGTACCGGTACCGATGCACATACCGTAGGCATTGATGCTATTATGAATATGAAGGGCTATGCCGGACATTATGGTCTCGAACGCTATGAAATGTTCGAAGCATTAAATATGGGTAGCCAAGTCCCTAATGAAGATTTTATCGCAAAAGCTATCGAACTGAATGCTGATGTAATGCTGGTATCTCAAACAGTTACACAAAAAGATGTTCATATTAAAAATATGGTAGAACTCGTTGAAATGCTTGAAGCCGAAGGATTAAGAAATAAAATTATTCTTATTTGCGGCGGACCGCGTATAACTCACGAACTCGCCAAAGAATTAGGTTATGATGCAGGTTTCGGAATGAATACTTATTCCGACGATGTTGGATCTTTTATTGCTCAAGAATTTGTTAGAAGAAATAATAAGTAA
- a CDS encoding lysine 5,6-aminomutase subunit alpha has translation MQKSKLGIDFSKVNHAKSIAKNIADDVQGFVDNYTTVAVERTICRLLGIDGTDENAVPLPNVVVDDIRNANGLGEGVMFYLGNAVVETGLSPQAIAEKIASNEIEVTKYKTHSEKDILNALNPYIKASIEKIKNNRFRRENYIKTLGEGEKPYIYVIVATGNIYEDVIQAQAAARQGADIIAVIRTTGQSLLDYVPYGATTEGFGGTFATQENFRIMRKALDEVGEEVGKYIRLCNYCSGLCMPEIAVMGALEGLDVMLNDALYGILFRDINMQRTLVDQYFSRIINGFAGVIINTGEDNYLTTADAFDEAHTVLTSDFINEQLALIAGIPEEQMGLGHAFEMDPKLENGFLYELAQAQMTREIFPNAPLKYMPPTKFMTGNIFRGHLQDALFNIIGKWTNQGIQLLGMPTEAIHTPFMSDRFLAIENAKYIFNNMKNIGDEVEFKENGMIQQRAQKVLDDSIELLGKINDEGLFTALEKGIFGDVKRPRNGGKGLNGVSPKNEKYLNPFVESMKNR, from the coding sequence ATGCAAAAAAGTAAGTTAGGTATTGATTTTAGTAAAGTTAATCACGCAAAGAGTATAGCAAAAAATATTGCGGATGATGTGCAGGGTTTTGTAGATAATTATACTACCGTAGCTGTTGAACGTACAATATGCCGTTTGCTCGGGATAGACGGAACCGACGAAAACGCTGTTCCGCTTCCTAATGTAGTTGTAGATGATATTAGAAACGCTAACGGATTAGGCGAAGGTGTTATGTTTTACCTCGGAAATGCGGTTGTTGAAACCGGACTTTCTCCTCAGGCAATTGCAGAAAAAATCGCTTCAAATGAAATTGAAGTAACAAAATATAAAACTCATTCGGAAAAAGATATTTTGAATGCTCTTAATCCTTATATCAAAGCAAGTATTGAGAAGATTAAAAACAACAGATTTCGCCGTGAGAATTATATAAAAACTTTGGGCGAAGGTGAAAAGCCGTATATTTATGTTATAGTTGCTACCGGAAATATTTATGAAGATGTTATTCAGGCTCAGGCTGCAGCCAGGCAAGGTGCGGATATTATCGCAGTAATCCGTACTACCGGACAAAGTTTACTCGATTATGTCCCATACGGTGCTACTACCGAAGGCTTCGGCGGAACTTTCGCTACTCAGGAAAACTTCCGCATAATGCGTAAAGCTCTTGACGAAGTAGGAGAGGAGGTCGGGAAATATATTCGCCTGTGTAATTATTGTTCCGGATTATGCATGCCGGAAATTGCAGTTATGGGCGCCCTTGAAGGCCTTGATGTTATGCTCAATGATGCCCTTTACGGAATTCTTTTCCGGGATATAAATATGCAGCGTACTCTCGTAGATCAATATTTTTCCAGAATTATTAATGGTTTTGCAGGCGTAATTATTAATACGGGAGAAGATAATTATCTTACTACTGCAGATGCTTTTGATGAAGCGCATACTGTTTTAACTTCGGATTTTATTAATGAACAACTTGCGCTTATTGCAGGTATTCCAGAAGAACAAATGGGATTAGGCCATGCTTTCGAAATGGATCCTAAACTGGAAAACGGTTTTCTTTATGAGCTTGCTCAAGCACAAATGACAAGAGAAATTTTCCCTAATGCTCCTTTAAAATATATGCCGCCGACTAAATTTATGACTGGTAATATTTTCCGTGGACATCTTCAGGATGCATTGTTTAATATAATCGGAAAATGGACAAACCAGGGAATACAATTACTCGGAATGCCTACCGAAGCTATTCATACGCCGTTTATGAGTGATAGATTTCTTGCTATTGAAAATGCGAAATATATTTTCAACAATATGAAGAATATCGGAGACGAAGTTGAGTTTAAGGAAAACGGAATGATTCAGCAACGTGCACAAAAAGTTCTTGACGATTCTATAGAGTTGCTGGGAAAAATAAATGATGAAGGATTGTTTACTGCTTTGGAAAAAGGTATTTTCGGCGATGTAAAACGCCCTCGAAATGGCGGAAAGGGTTTAAACGGGGTTAGTCCCAAAAACGAAAAATATCTAAACCCTTTTGTTGAATCAATGAAAAATAGATAA
- a CDS encoding copper resistance protein NlpE — MKKLLILSAMILFFVSCGNKKTQKDEQTSTKTEVKSDSHTSQNSLDYAGIYEGMIPCADCEGIEVVITIDNQGNYTKKMVYLGKEPNNVFTSKGKFIWNDEGNKITFDSEDGVEMYLVGENRLFMLDQDGNRIPGEHADMYIIEQVEKVILK, encoded by the coding sequence ATGAAGAAACTATTAATTTTATCCGCAATGATTCTGTTTTTTGTTTCATGCGGAAATAAGAAAACTCAAAAAGACGAACAAACAAGTACCAAAACAGAAGTTAAATCTGATTCACACACCTCTCAAAATTCTTTAGATTATGCCGGAATATACGAAGGTATGATTCCCTGTGCTGATTGTGAGGGTATTGAAGTGGTAATTACAATTGATAATCAAGGAAATTATACTAAAAAGATGGTTTATCTGGGTAAAGAACCGAATAATGTATTTACATCAAAAGGTAAGTTTATCTGGAATGACGAAGGAAATAAAATTACTTTCGATTCGGAAGATGGTGTTGAAATGTATCTTGTTGGTGAGAACAGACTTTTTATGCTTGATCAGGATGGTAACAGAATCCCGGGAGAACATGCGGATATGTATATCATTGAACAAGTTGAAAAAGTAATATTAAAGTAA
- a CDS encoding ABC transporter ATP-binding protein, with protein sequence MVEIENLKFGYDKKKLLFNNLNLSLSEGKIYGLLGRNGTGKTSLLKIIIGMRFPESGNCNVFGKESRKRLPSMLEEIMFIPEEVYTPNLSISDYESVYSSFYPNFNHEYFILLLEEFELSKKDYLKKLSLGQKKKAVLAFAMAANTKILILDEPTNGLDIPSKSQFRRMIASSVTDDKCVIISTHQAQDIEKLIDSVIILDNGNILLQSTTEEISEKLAIEITSEIMSQALYSEERLGGVYNVVKNNYDEASEFNLELFFNAVMANKQAMKNLFNPKKQ encoded by the coding sequence ATGGTAGAAATAGAAAATTTAAAATTTGGTTACGACAAGAAGAAATTGTTATTCAACAATTTGAACCTAAGCTTGTCTGAAGGTAAGATTTACGGCTTACTTGGTAGAAACGGAACGGGAAAAACGTCACTTTTGAAGATTATCATAGGAATGCGTTTTCCCGAATCCGGAAATTGTAATGTTTTTGGGAAAGAATCCCGGAAACGTTTGCCGTCTATGTTGGAGGAAATAATGTTTATTCCCGAAGAGGTTTATACTCCTAATTTAAGTATTTCGGATTATGAATCAGTATATTCATCATTTTATCCTAATTTCAATCACGAATATTTTATTTTGCTTTTGGAAGAATTTGAACTTTCAAAAAAAGATTATTTAAAAAAATTGTCTTTAGGCCAGAAGAAAAAAGCAGTATTAGCTTTTGCGATGGCTGCAAACACGAAAATTCTGATTTTAGATGAACCTACAAACGGATTGGATATTCCATCAAAATCGCAATTCCGCCGTATGATTGCTTCTTCTGTTACTGATGACAAATGTGTAATAATCTCCACACATCAGGCGCAAGACATTGAAAAGTTAATAGATTCTGTAATTATTCTGGATAATGGAAATATTTTACTTCAAAGTACAACAGAAGAAATAAGTGAAAAACTTGCAATTGAGATAACATCCGAAATTATGTCGCAAGCTTTATACTCCGAAGAAAGATTAGGCGGAGTATATAATGTTGTTAAAAATAATTATGACGAAGCGAGCGAGTTTAATTTGGAACTCTTTTTTAACGCCGTGATGGCTAACAAACAAGCGATGAAAAATTTATTTAATCCTAAAAAACAGTAA
- a CDS encoding GntR family transcriptional regulator produces MEFREKQAIYLQIADYICDNILNGKHQPEEKILSVREMAVKLEVNPNTVMRTYDLLQQQNIIFNKRGIGFFVAIGAKEIIIQNRKKRFFETQLPDFFKTIKLLGVDIKEILERFEG; encoded by the coding sequence ATGGAATTTAGAGAAAAGCAAGCTATTTATCTGCAGATCGCCGATTACATTTGCGATAATATTTTGAATGGGAAACATCAACCGGAAGAGAAAATATTATCGGTGCGCGAAATGGCTGTGAAATTAGAAGTAAATCCGAATACTGTTATGAGAACCTACGATCTTCTGCAACAACAGAATATTATATTCAACAAACGCGGAATCGGATTTTTCGTAGCTATCGGAGCAAAAGAAATCATAATTCAAAACAGAAAGAAACGATTTTTTGAAACTCAACTCCCCGACTTTTTTAAGACGATAAAATTATTGGGAGTTGATATAAAGGAAATTCTGGAAAGGTTTGAAGGATAA